The Hahella sp. HNIBRBA332 genome window below encodes:
- the hisA gene encoding 1-(5-phosphoribosyl)-5-[(5-phosphoribosylamino)methylideneamino]imidazole-4-carboxamide isomerase produces the protein MLIIPAIDLKDGKCVRLKQGRMDDSTVFSDDPVAMAAQWVDAGARRLHLVDLNGAFAGKPVNGEIVSAIAKAYPDLPIQIGGGIRELDIIEQYLDAGVKYVIIGTKAVKEPAFVAEACRAFPGAVIVGIDAKDGMVATEGWAEVSSVSAVDLAKQFRDAGVSSIVYTDIARDGMMQGVNVEATAALARESGLPVIASGGVTNMDDIRRLATVADSGVIGAITGRAIYEGALDLREAQTYCDSIA, from the coding sequence ATGCTTATAATCCCCGCGATAGACTTGAAAGATGGTAAGTGCGTGCGCCTGAAGCAGGGCCGCATGGACGACTCCACTGTATTCTCCGATGATCCCGTGGCCATGGCGGCGCAATGGGTCGACGCAGGCGCTCGCAGACTGCATCTGGTGGACTTGAACGGCGCTTTCGCCGGCAAACCGGTGAACGGTGAAATTGTCTCCGCCATCGCCAAAGCGTACCCAGATCTTCCCATTCAGATCGGCGGCGGCATTCGCGAACTGGACATCATTGAGCAGTATCTGGATGCAGGCGTGAAGTACGTCATCATCGGCACCAAAGCGGTGAAAGAGCCGGCTTTCGTAGCAGAGGCCTGTCGCGCATTCCCTGGCGCCGTCATCGTCGGCATTGACGCCAAAGACGGTATGGTCGCGACGGAAGGCTGGGCCGAAGTCAGCTCTGTAAGCGCTGTGGATCTGGCGAAACAGTTCCGCGACGCGGGCGTTTCCTCCATCGTTTACACTGACATCGCCCGCGACGGCATGATGCAGGGCGTGAACGTGGAAGCTACTGCAGCGTTGGCGCGGGAGTCCGGCTTACCGGTTATCGCCTCTGGCGGCGTCACCAACATGGACGACATTCGTCGTCTGGCGACAGTGGCGGACAGCGGCGTTATTGGCGCGATCACAGGGCGGGCCATTTATGAAGGCGCGCTGGATCTGCGCGAAGCGCAAACGTACTGCGACTCCATCGCCTGA
- the hisF gene encoding imidazole glycerol phosphate synthase subunit HisF, with amino-acid sequence MGLAKRIIPCLDVDKGRVVKGVQFVDIRDAGDPVEVAKRYDEQGADEITFLDITASHEGRDTTVHTVERMASQVFIPLTVGGGIRKLEDIRTMLNAGADKVSINTAAVFTPEFVGEAAARFGSQCIVVAIDAKKVSAPGEAERWEIFTHGGRKPTGLDAIVWARKMVEFGAGEILLTSMDRDGAKNGFDLALTRAVSDAVAVPVIASGGVGNLQHLVDGVKEGGADAVLAASIFHFGEYSIPEAKAFMAKQGVEVRI; translated from the coding sequence ATGGGCTTGGCGAAACGCATTATTCCTTGCTTGGATGTAGATAAAGGAAGAGTGGTCAAAGGCGTTCAGTTTGTGGACATCCGCGACGCTGGCGACCCAGTGGAAGTGGCGAAGCGCTACGACGAGCAGGGCGCGGATGAAATCACTTTCCTGGACATCACCGCCAGCCATGAAGGTCGCGACACCACTGTGCATACGGTGGAGCGCATGGCCAGCCAAGTGTTTATTCCCCTGACTGTCGGCGGCGGCATTCGCAAGCTGGAGGATATTCGCACCATGCTGAATGCTGGCGCGGATAAAGTCAGCATTAATACCGCTGCTGTATTCACACCTGAATTTGTCGGCGAAGCGGCCGCCAGATTCGGCAGCCAGTGCATTGTTGTGGCGATCGACGCCAAGAAAGTATCCGCACCCGGCGAAGCCGAGCGCTGGGAGATATTCACCCACGGCGGGCGCAAGCCAACCGGGTTGGACGCCATTGTCTGGGCCAGAAAAATGGTGGAGTTCGGCGCGGGAGAAATCCTGCTGACCAGCATGGATCGCGACGGCGCCAAAAACGGTTTTGATCTGGCGTTGACCCGTGCGGTCAGCGACGCGGTGGCCGTGCCGGTGATCGCATCCGGTGGCGTAGGCAACCTGCAACATCTGGTCGATGGCGTTAAAGAAGGCGGCGCTGACGCCGTGTTGGCCGCCAGCATTTTCCACTTCGGCGAATACAGCATCCCTGAGGCCAAAGCGTTTATGGCCAAGCAGGGCGTTGAGGTGCGCATCTGA
- the hisH gene encoding imidazole glycerol phosphate synthase subunit HisH, with product MNTIAVIDYGMGNLHSVSKALQHVAPDAKVLVTADPKIIAEADRVLVPGVGAMRDCMGEIVRLGFDKIILDAVASGRPMLGVCVGMQVLLQRSEENSGVECLKVFPGDVKFFGYDLTENGERLKVPHMGWNEVKQTVDHPMWDGIADNDRFYFVHSYYAAGDHPEVVAGTCRYGVDFAAAIARDNIFAAQFHPEKSQHAGLQLLKNFTRWNGRP from the coding sequence ATGAATACGATCGCGGTCATTGATTATGGAATGGGTAACCTGCACTCGGTGTCGAAGGCGTTGCAGCATGTGGCGCCGGATGCGAAGGTGTTGGTGACCGCTGACCCGAAGATTATCGCTGAGGCGGATCGCGTACTGGTGCCCGGCGTGGGTGCAATGCGCGACTGCATGGGCGAAATCGTGCGCCTTGGCTTCGACAAGATTATCCTCGACGCAGTCGCCTCCGGCCGTCCTATGCTGGGCGTATGCGTGGGCATGCAGGTATTGCTGCAACGTAGTGAGGAAAACAGCGGCGTCGAGTGTCTTAAAGTCTTTCCCGGCGACGTGAAATTTTTCGGCTACGATTTGACTGAAAATGGGGAGCGCCTGAAAGTGCCGCACATGGGCTGGAACGAAGTCAAACAAACCGTTGATCACCCTATGTGGGACGGCATCGCCGACAATGATCGTTTCTATTTTGTGCATTCCTATTATGCGGCGGGCGACCACCCGGAAGTTGTGGCGGGAACCTGCCGTTATGGCGTGGACTTCGCCGCCGCCATCGCGCGCGACAATATCTTCGCTGCGCAATTCCACCCGGAAAAGAGCCAGCACGCCGGGCTGCAGTTACTGAAGAACTTCACCCGTTGGAACGGCCGTCCTTGA